A stretch of the Vitis vinifera cultivar Pinot Noir 40024 chromosome 16, ASM3070453v1 genome encodes the following:
- the LOC100255202 gene encoding GDP-mannose transporter GONST3: MSNDEENPKAVEPRKGSETLSSSTQNPATCCKALLRQASIYGVALGYCISASLLSIINKWAVMRFPYPGALTALQYFTSVAGVLIGGWLKLIDHGGLHGHTLWRFFPAAVLFYISIFTNSELLLHSNVDTFIVVRSAVPIFVAVGETLFLHQPWPSVKTWLSLATIFGGSVLYVLTDNQFSVMAYSWGVAYLVSMSIDFVYIKHVVMNIGLKTWGLVLYNNLEALLLFPLELLVMGEWEKLRHEVHEWNWYSFEVVLPVGLSCLFGLSISFFGFSCRRVISATGFTVLGTVNKLLTVVINLVVWDKHSKFVGTVGLLICMMGGVMYQQSTSNKSLRPAAKK, translated from the coding sequence ATGTCCAACGATGAGGAAAATCCCAAAGCTGTTGAGCCCCGCAAGGGCTCAGAAACCCTTTCCTCTTCCACCCAAAACCCAGCAACCTGCTGCAAAGCCTTGCTCCGCCAAGCTTCAATCTATGGAGTTGCCTTGGGATACTGCATCTCTGCGTCGCTCCTTTCCATCATCAACAAATGGGCAGTCATGAGATTCCCATATCCAGGAGCACTTACTGCTCTACAGTACTTCACAAGCGTCGCCGGAGTCCTCATCGGCGGGTGGCTCAAGCTCATAGATCATGGTGGTCTTCACGGCCACACGTTGTGGCGGTTCTTCCCGGCTGCAGTCTTGTTCTACATCTCCATCTTCACCAACAGCGAGCTCCTCCTCCACTCCAACGTTGACACGTTCATCGTGGTAAGGTCAGCTGTCCCCATCTTTGTTGCAGTGGGAGAGACCCTCTTCTTGCACCAGCCATGGCCGTCGGTAAAGACTTGGCTCTCCCTTGCCACCATCTTCGGTGGAAGTGTGCTTTATGTGCTAACAGATAATCAGTTCAGTGTCATGGCGTATAGCTGGGGAGTGGCCTACTTGGTGAGCATGTCCATAGACTTCGTATACATAAAGCATGTGGTTATGAACATAGGCTTAAAAACTTGGGGCCTTGTCCTCTACAATAATCTCGAGGCTCTCCTGCTGTTTCCATTGGAGTTGCTGGTAATGGGAGAGTGGGAGAAGCTAAGGCATGAGGTCCATGAATGGAATTGGTACTCCTTTGAGGTGGTTTTGCCAGTGGGTTTGTCATGTTTGTTTGGTCTATCCATCTCTTTCTTTGGGTTTTCTTGCAGAAGGGTGATTTCTGCAACTGGGTTTACAGTTCTTGGGACAGTGAACAAGCTGTTGACGGTGGTGATTAATCTGGTGGTATGGGACAAGCATTCTAAGTTTGTGGGGACTGTGGGGCTTTTGATTTGTATGATGGGTGGGGTTATGTATCAGCAATCCACAAGCAACAAAAGCCTACGGCCTGCAGCAAAAAAGTAA